AATGGGGGACAGTCGCAGTCTATTTACACGGGGAGTCGTCACTTCCGCATAATGTTTACGCTTTTTGATTGACTGCAAAAAATAAAAGACATATCGTTCTTCTGATATATCTTATTCTTTCTACGTTGCATATATTAACACATTTGTAACAATTACGCAACCTTTTTTAAAAAATATTGCAATTATTATTAAAAGAAATAGCGAAAATCTGCAATCATTTTGCAAAGAAAAACTCTCGGAAACCTTGATTTTACAGGGTTTCTGAGAGTTTCGGATTTTTAAGGATTCTGTCGAAAATTTTTTTCGAAAAATTATTTAAAAAATAAAGATTTCGCGTTTTTTTCGGAAATTTCTGCGACCGTTTCGGGGGGCAGATTTTTGATTTCCGCAATTTTTTCGACCACATATTTCAGGTTTGTGGAGTCGTTTCTTTTGCCGCGGTTCGGATTGGGTGCGAGGTACGGACAATCTGTTTCAATGAGGATGCTTTCCATAGGGATTGCCGCAACGGTTTCCACCAGCTTTTTTGCATTGGAGAACGTCACCACGCCGCCAACGCCGATGGAAAAGCCCATTTTCACATAATCCAGTGCCATCTGGGCAGAGCCGGAATAGCAGTGGATAGAGCCGCGGCGCACAGAGGATGCCTTGATGATATCAAAGGTTTCCTGTGACGCATCTCTGGAATGAATGATAACAGGCAGATTGGTTTCCTCCGCCAGTCTGAGCTGCTGACGAAACCAGAAGCGCTGTAATTCCTTCGGGTGGGTATCATAATAATAATCCAGACCGATTTCCCCGATGGCAACGACCTTTTT
This genomic window from Anaerotignum faecicola contains:
- a CDS encoding TatD family hydrolase, producing the protein MNYFDSHAHYDDKRFKQDREELLRELLPSCGVSNVINVGCDVKSSEMSIHLAEKYDYIYAAVGVHPHELYDMSSQTIAKLKKLSEHKKVVAIGEIGLDYYYDTHPKELQRFWFRQQLRLAEETNLPVIIHSRDASQETFDIIKASSVRRGSIHCYSGSAQMALDYVKMGFSIGVGGVVTFSNAKKLVETVAAIPMESILIETDCPYLAPNPNRGKRNDSTNLKYVVEKIAEIKNLPPETVAEISEKNAKSLFFK